The sequence atgacttagagcattggaaagacttaccactaacactaataggaaagataaactgtattaaaatgaacattttcccaaggatattatacctatttcaggcattgccaatacacttgacggagaaattcttcaaggagttaaagaaaataataaggaactttttatggaaaggggggaaactgaggatagcactagataaattaacagaatggtataaacaaggaggcttacaactgcgaaactttaaaaattattatagagctgcacaattaagatacctatcagatttttaccaaaaaaggaaaagccagattggacgagattagaactagataaaataggggaaaagatacctgaacacatattatataaatgggatgaaaaattggtacaacataggagttctccagtattacatcatctgctcaatatttggaagaagattcatgtagaaaggaataaaacaaattaccaattaccaaaactaataatgatgcaaaatcagttacgggagaaaaaagggatcaaaagaatagaaaattgtttttcaggaattagattattattctttgaacaaatgaacgataaatataatataactcaagatacagtgctgacatattaccaattgagatcctacttgaaggacaaattaggaagcagtctgaggttaccagagggaagtaactttgaatatgtgattatagatacaatgataatcaaaagattttaacaaatatgtatattaagctgcaagaaaaggagaatgaggaaacaaatggtaaaactaaacaaaaatgggaacaaaatttaaatataaagataaaaaagaaaagatgggagaagttatgctctgggacgatgagaaatacaataaatacgaggttacgtatgatacaatataactggatacacaggctatacattacacctcaaaagttaaataaatgggacccaacagtatcagacagatgttttcgctgtaaaaaggaaacaggaacaacaattcatgcaatttggacatgtgagaaagtggaaaaattttgggaagatctaaaccaggtattaaataaaatcacaaaaagcaatataccaaaaaacccagagatcttcctcctaagtaacataaaaaacaaagaatttggacttgatttggatggtgcacaaaaaagatttgttaagatagctctagccgtagcaaaaaaatgtattatgtcaacctggaaattggaagataatttgagaatacaacaatggtatatagaaatgaataaatgtattccattagaaaaaataacatatagtttaagaaataatattgaaatatttgaacaaatatgggagccatacatgaaacacaatagagaaaacctaccgaggacatttaccacctaaattaacgaaaggagaaggaaataaaaagaattgactcagcggaatttcttgtttatttttattgaatgacaacattgtttgactggtttaaaagTATCTTAGATTtagtactttaaatgaatggggggggaggtagggagggtgggatgggaggagggaggtggggggagaaaattacactgtatatatttgaaaaggaaaatgtatgtatcttggtcaatgtggtttatggtgtgaaaaataaaaaaatttaaaaaaaaggatgaagCTTTTGGCTCTTTTTGGAATATTCTATTGTTACAGCGTGGATGTCACTTGGCTTTAAGTGAAGTTGCTAATTCTTTGAGACAAATTTTACAAGTCTTTCTTCCAAAGTTCActattaaatttttctttaaatcaaaatgtagacgacactttccttattctactaCATCCTAATTTCAAAGCATCATCTGCCAAATTTTGatatctttaatccaataaaaatcaaactctgtggctgttactttacgtagttttaattcattaactgaacagataaacattttgcagttTCACCACAAGACTTTCATAAGGTGAAAAACAAAGCATTTATTGTATAAAGATAGCCCTTTAGATTCTAATTACTTAAAAGTTGCCTTGACAAAAGCAATAGCTATAAAACACAAAGATATATCGAGAGACaaagtttaaagaaaaatttccTGCTCACGCTCCTTCACATCTAATAGAAAAACTGGGCCAATATTACcacatagtcactatggtaacactaatATGAGCCGCCCCCTCAAGTTGCTCACCCACTCTGATTCGGCGGTAGTTCTTCACTGAGAGCCTGCTCGGCAATAGAGATGGTCATTCACGTCTGATTCGACAGACTGCCTGTCGCTCACCAGCAGCCACGTCGGATTCGACAGACCGCCTGTCAATCACCTGCCACATCACTGTGAGCCCGCCTCTGGGTGAAATGCAGCTCCTTCCCGTCATCGGCCACGTCTGGTTCGGTTTGACTCGGCAGGCTGCCTGTCACTCATCAATAGCCTCGTCTGATTCGGCAGGCTGTCTGCCAATCACCTGGCACTCAACACGGGGAGCCTCTCGGTCTATAAGCCACACCCGGTACTCACCATCAGCCACGTTTAATTCGGGAAGGAGCCTGTCACTCACAAGCAGACATATCATATTCAGCACGTTGTTGCCAATCAATGCTAGGAGCCCGCCTCTCAATATAAATATCGCTCACGCCCGTCACTCACCACCAACCTCGTCTGATTCGGCAAATCGCATGCCACTCACAATCCTCCACGTTTGATTCGGCAGGCCGCCTGTCACTCAACAACAGCCACGTCTGATTTGCCAAGCTGTCTGTCGCCTGCCACTCAGCACTGGGATCCCGCCTCAGCTCTGCAAAAGCTGCCTCCTCCCGTCATGCCTCACGGTTTGAACGGCCGGCGGGAAGTGATGGTGGATGTCGTTGCCACCGCCCGCTCCATGACGCGGCCGGACAGCAACTCGAGCCCGGAGCTGTCGGGCCTCAGCTCGGAACAGGAGAAGCGCTACCGGCAATGCGTGGCCGGGGCCAAGGAGCGGGCGCTGGCAGGCGAGTTGAGGCCGGCGCTGGAGTTGCTGAGCGAGGCGCAGGCCCTGCGGCCCAGCGCCCGGCTTGAACGGCGGATCCGGCGGGTGCGGGAGGCGCTCGAGGCCGACGAGGACGAGGACGAGGACGAGTGGGTGCCTGTGGAGGGCTGCGGCCTGCGCCTCTACCGCAGCCTCGCTGAGCGGCTGCACCCGCACCAGCGCGGCGGCGTGGCCTTCCTGCACCGGCTGTACGCCGAGGGGCGCGGCGGTGGCATCCTGGCCGATGACATGGGCCTCGGCAAGACGGTGCAACTGCTCGCCTTCCTCTCGGGCATGTTCGACGCCGGCCTGGTGCACGGATGTCTGGTGCTGATGCCCGCTTCCTTGCTGGCCACTTGGCTGGCTGAATTCGCCGCCTGGACCCCGGGGTTGCGGGTCAAGGGTGAGAGGGGGCTGTTGGGGTCAAGGGTTGAGGGAGGAagctggggtgtcaggggttgagggaggggggtggaggatcaggggttgagggaggggggtggaggatcaggggttgagggagggggtggaggatcaggggttgagggaggggggtggaggatcaggggttgagggaggggggtggaggatcaggggttgagggaggggggagcTGGAGGGGTGTCCATCTGTCTAGTCTCACTGCCATTAGTGGtgttcaggctttaaatggcctgttacaggagctgacgatggtttattttaaaatatacaaataaaattaaaatctttacagGATAATTTGTTataatattgtgacagcatcactcacTGGATAGTGGTGGATTGTCCTATGCAAAGGGTATAACTCAAAACCTGTATTTTGGACTTGTATGGTACATCAACCATATTCAACAGGTCATTATTTTCttttgaagtggggggggggtgactgtTTGCTGGGAGACTTGGGGGAAGTGGACTGCGGAGTGTCTGCTCTTCATCCTGCCGAGGTTGGTGCTGGTATTTTTGTATGTAATAGGTACTTTTGTTTCTAGCATTCCATGGGTCCAAGGCCGAGAGGAGCCGGAACCTGGAGAGGGTGCAACGGCGAGGGGGAGTGGTTGTCACTACCTACCAGCTGGTGATCTACAATGTGGAGCAGCTCTCCCATTTGGACAGCAAGCAATTCACCTGGGACTACATGGTCCTGGATGAGGCCCACAAGATTAAGTCCCAACTGAGCAAGACCAGCAAGCAAGTGAACGCCATCCCAGCCAAGAACCGGGTGCTGTTAACGGGGACGCCTGTGCAGAACAACCTGCAGGAGATGTGGGCCCTCTTTGACTTTGCCTGTCAGGGCTCCCTGCTGGGTCCGCTGAAAACCTTCAAGATGATGTATGAGAGCCCTATCACCCGAGCCAGGGAGAAGGACGCCACACCGGAGGAGAAGGCACTGGGGCTCCGCATCTCCGAGAGCCTCATGCAGCTGATCCAGCCCTACTTCCTGCGCAGGACAAAGGAAGGCATTCAGAAGCTGGGGGCGCTCCCCCGGGCCAAGTCGGAGGAGCGGGAGTCCCTGTTGCTGGTTTTCAGCCGGAAGAAAGACCTGATCATATGGGTCCACCTCAGCCCGGTCCAGGAGGAGATCTACAGGAAGTTTGTGTCATCCGAGCTGATCCAGGAGCTGCTGCAGACCAGGCTCTCCCCTCTAGTCCAGCTGAATAACCTGAAGAAGCTGTGTGACCACCCAAGGCTGTTGTCCAAGAGGGTGTGGGAGGAGCTGGGGCTGAGCGGGGCTGGGGATGACTATGACATCCATCGGGTCTCTGAGGAGCAGCTGATCGAGGAGTCGGGGAAGCTAGTCTTCCTGCTGGGGCTGCTTGAGAGGCTGAGGGAGGAGGGCCATCGCACCTTGGTCTTCTCCCAGTCAAGGAAGATGCTGGATATCATCCAGCGGGTGCTCAAGGTCAGGGGCTTTGCACTGGCACGCATGGATGGCACCCTGTCCCTACTGGAGCGTCAGAAGGTGCTGGAGAGCTTCCAGAACTGCTCCAAGTCCTCAGTCTTCCTGCTCACCACTCAGGTGGGTGGGGTGGGCCTCACCCTCACTGCGGCTGACCGGGTGGTGATCGTTGACCCCAGCTGGAACCCTGCCACCGACTCCCAGGCTGTTGACCGGGCCTACAGGATCGGCCAAACCAGCGATGTGGTGATATACAGGCTGGTCACCTGTGGCACTGTGGAGGAGAAGATCTACCGCAGGCAGATCTTCAAAGGTGATTCCTGGTGGGCTGGGTTTAAGGGGTGGTGGTTATGGAATCTGGAGTTGAGGTTGCAGATTGGGCTCACAGGAGTTGAGGGGCCAAATAGGCAACTGTAGCTGTGTATTCATCCTGCTGGAGTTTGTGCTTCCCACACAGGCCAGAGGCTCGGGACAAATGCTAGAAATCAGTGTCTGTGGAGAGAGTTACTCTGAGGTCTTTGCTAACTTGGCATTGGGCTACTGTTACTCCTAATTCTGTGGGGCACATGCGGCAGCTTGGCCTCTAAGGAGGCCTACGCGAGTTggggggattgagctcaagaatCATGAGGTGAGGTTGCAGCACTCTGATGAGACAACACGGAGaattgtgttcggttctggtcacctcaccacaggaaggatgtggcagctatggagagggtccagaggagattcatcaggatgttgcctggattggaaaatgcatcatgaggcaaggttaggagattttctttggagtgaagaaggatgagagctgacttggaagaatataagattatgagaggcatagatttcgGATTTCATTTTTGTCATAGTACATGTATGGcgtcacatacaaacctgagattctttttcctatggaccaagcagtgaaaaaaaaaaacatgtaaacatgataAACATCgataaagtggacagccagcaccttttccaccagggtgggagtagcaaataccagagtacaaagagaagggaggaaggttaaggggagacatcagggtaggtTTTGttttagagttgtgggtgcctggaatggtggagaatggtataatagggggatttaagagatTCTAAGACtggcacatgggtgaaagaaagaTGAATGAAAAAGGGTTATGAGAAAGGGAAAGTTTAGTTTATTTTTAGGTATGTGTAGATAACACACATCATGGGCCGAATGTTCTATGTTTAATGTTCTGTCTAACCCTCCCAACCCCTGTCTGACTCTGGAAGATTCGCTGATTCGCCAGTCGGTTGGTGAGAAGAAGAATCCCTACCGATACTTCAGTCGGCAAGAGCTGAGGGAACTGTTCGTGCTGGAGGATACGCGGCAATCCAGCACACAGAGGCAGCTACAGTCTCTCCACGCCagccagtgggaaatggaccccGAACTGGATCAGCATGTTGCATTCCTGCACAGCCTGCCCATGTTCGGCGTGACAGACCACAACCTGGTCCACTTGCAGGAGGTGGCACCAGACGAGGAGTGCCGGATCAGTGACCCCGCCTCGCAGCGGTACATCCAGGAGCGAGTACGTCTGGCTCAAGACCTGGTGGTGGCAGGACAGCACTTGCAGAGGGGGCCGGGCCAGCCGCAAGCAGCTCCAGGCCCTCCAACCATCAGGGGTAGGCTTGCCTTCATAGAACTATCTGTCAGAGCTCTGTGTGCTTGCCAGGCAAATTGGCTCATTCAACAGAGTGCAATAACAAGTGTAGGGAGTTGTATTACAATAAGTCGACCAATGCAAGATGTACAGTTAGAAACAGTGTGAAGTTCATGTGGACAGTACGGTCTGCGTAGAGGtttgtgcaacactgttacagtgctagcaacctgacttcaaatccagtgctgtctgtaaagtgtgaatgttctctgtgtgggtttcctctgggtgctttgatttccacctaccattcaaaatgttcagggggttgtaggtcaattgggctcatgggctgcaagggcctgttactgtgctgcatgtctaaattttaaaaaaatatttaaaggttGAGCAGTGCATGATGTTAGAAACAGTATGAGGTTACAGCACTAGCAACGTGCATTTGAATCGGGTGCTCTCTGCAAGCAGTTTGTAAGGTCTCCCTGTGTTGGTGTAGGTTTCtgctgggggctccggtttcctcccagcctccaaaaacgtactgggggcgaTGTAGGTCAATCATGTTTAACTGGGCTCATGGGCGGGCCAGAGGGGCATGTTACCttgatgcatgtctaaatttaaaatgtgaagTTCACGTGAAAGAAGCTGCCCATGAATCTAGAGGTTTGTATTTTCAACCTCTcccatgggaggagggagaagaaagtgtAATGAGGGAATGCCGTGTTCAGACCTCTCCTGGCTCTGACCAGTGGAGGTGCATCTGGGGGGCTGGTAAGCAGTTGTAACGGGGAGAGAGGGACAGGATCTCATTTCCATTTCGGTCAAAGGAGGCAATTGGCCAAGCCCTTGCCCTGCGACATTGTTTCCTGGATCTAGAGCCCACATACCAGGAAGAGGTCCAGCTGGAATTTAGTCTTGCTAAAAGTCTCCTCCTAAACTCTGAGAGTATTGCTTTCCCAGGGAGAGATTGGCGCAGAAACCTGAGTTGATATCTTTGGCTTCTCAAGATATAggggcagaagtaggccaatggCCATCCTAATattcagctgatccatcctcccactcagccccactccacaGCTTTCTCCCGTAACCCTTCATGCCCTGACTAATAAAATACCtgtcaatccctgccttaaatatgcccagcaacctcacttccacagctgcctgtgacaacaagttccacagacacaCAGCCCTTTGACTAAAGATATTTTCCTGCATCTGTATTAAATGACACCCTTTTGTCCTTGACTCTTCTACCATTGGGAAATaaccttgccacatctattctatccaggcctttcagtattggAAATGTCTCTATAggtttcccctcatccttctataccCAGGGTTTAGTCTAAGAGCCGGAAAACGTTCTTCAaaagctaaccctttcattcctggtatcattctagttaATTTATGAACCATCTCCAATAGCAACAGcgtttttctcaaataaggtgcccaaactGTTAACAATACAGCTTGTACTGCAACTCACCACCCATAGCTGATGCCAGTGCAGGCTGCCTACGTCAAACCATGGTGTCAATGGCCTCTCTGTGGGGATGTCACCGGCTTGAAGCCATTCCCCCTCCCTATAGAAGTAATGTTCCCTGCGCAGGCCTGACTGATCACAGTTAACAGCAGTCAGGTTCTGGGACATTTGACTTGCCTATGGTCTCCTCTCTCAACGCTATGCCAAAGTTCCCTCTTAAGGGCAGTGTCAAAGTTTGGCGCTTGCCCTAGGTTTTTTTTGACCATTATGTCtagacaacgaagattttgccttctgagcacttttgggtgtattttatggattttgggctgctaattACGAAAATCGCCGTTAAAAATTTTGATCACGTTTttagctataacctatttttgtgatttcctgtcatgaaGTTGACTAGTGtattgtccacaaagcaagctgttttggtcagtccaggcATACCTGAGGATGCACTCAGTGCAGCTGCTATGCAAATGTGGTCTAAgtaaagcctatgagctctacttctgTTGTAAGATTGGCGACCAGGACAAACCCTGGTCTCTTCACATTTGTTGTACAgcgtgcagtcaacctgagagcatcATTATGTGGTTAAACATACCAAATTCAAtgttaatgttctccaacttcttctgtgatgcagcaaatctgaaatgatctcttGTGGTTGTGTATCATAATCcttaattttctttcaggaaagcaaacctttggaaaagatttgttgtccagtgtaatcatccttcaaaatgtaccgagggtcaattgggtggcatgtgcttgtgggccgaaaaggcctgctgtatgtctaaatttaaaaaaaaaaaatcctgagtcACCTAGTGTTTGTGGATTTGCCTCTGAAACcaccaggaacccttcagtgtctTTGCCTTCAGCTcccccttgcatcccagttctgatacctggtaccccttccaACCAGTCCCCAGCATTCCGTAGTACAGAgcaagcagcccacagcctctgggCTCCTTGCCTCAAGACGCCAGAAGTCTGTTGCATAcattggtctttcagctgcagagctcCCTTACTGGTCTGCcagctgtggtcaccttcccatGGGTAGTCTCCTGTTCCTCCTCTTAGATAGGGAATGCTCTCCCTGTTTTCCGCTGCCCTATTGccagtcctccgctcccctggagtctgcaaccccttatgGCTGCTGACGGTCaaaggtgccgccatcttgcgcGCAAACAACCGTGGTCgttggatttcaaataaaactacagttggctcctttaacgggccattcaaagcctgtgtggagctggCGGCAGGTGACGGGGTGGTTGGACCCCTCGGGagtgctgtatctctgctccttgcACCCTGTTGGTCCGCGGCAGTGCTGCTGTTATAGCCGCTCCGGCAGAGCCATCAATGGTTTTAGAGATGATGGGACAAATCTCATTCCACGGCTGTCGTGGAACTGGTGGGTGATCGTGTTTTTCGTGCTGGCCTTTCATTTACTTCCTATAGGTGGAGGAGGAAAGATCTCGGAGACGGATTTCAGAGAGCCCATAGACCTGATGGAAGTGCCGATCGACAGGGAGTTGGAGGATGAGGTCTACGACCTGAGCGGTGaggcgggggtgggggcgggggtggaGGTTCACCTAAAGGTGCTATTGTGGTGTTTGTGCCCAGGGTTTGGTCGCCCGGTGATGCTGGCTCTCCACATGATGCAGGGTAGTGGAGAAACCAGGGTCGGTGCCAGAACAAGTCTTGGTGGGGGGGCCGGAGGGAACAGTCTGACCTTTGAAAACTGGCTCAACAGGGCGGTGATAGTGACACTGCCTACCATGACCCTCCCCGTGCAGCGGCACCACTGCCTTCCTCTGACGTAGCAGACAAGCGCACTGCTTATACTGCTGCCTGGACGCTAGTGACGCCAGGCTGCGGGTCACAATATCTCATGTGGGGTGTAGTGCCTGCAAAGGCCAACCCTGGTCTCACCTTTTAGGAGGGGTGaggtaaaaacacattgctggagaaactcagcaggtcaaacagcgtattttatgtaacaaagataaaaatacataatcaatattttgggcccGAGCTCTTCATCAAATTATAGCaagagtggcacagttagcgtagcggttcgtgcaacactgtcacagcgccagtgactggggttcaaatccgacagtgtctctaaggagtttgtgtgcatctttctGTATATCTTCTgggtcagtggttctcagcctttttctttccactcgcataccactttaattcctatgctctgtggttagtaagggattgcttaagatggtacatgagtaggaagggaaggttgagaaccagtgctcAAGACCcagttattactgaaatattttgcgtgagtaaaattgtcattggcccatttcctttggtgttgtGAAATTGTGCacctaacgagtcaatgagggagggGAATTGCTCTGTGAATGTTGAGGGAAAAGGGTAgagtgctggaggaaaggagaccgagggataggggagagagagagagaaaacggaGGGTGGTCTAGCAGTGCCCAGGTGGAATTCTAGGTTTTGCTCCTCCAACGATGCCGTGGACAGATGTGTCGGCATGGGAgtagggcacagaattgaaatgatggaccactgggagatccctgacactgatgtggagagagccaaggtgctcagcgaagcaatctcccagtctgcatccagtctctctgatgtacagaaggccacaaagagagcactggatgcaggagATAACTACCACCgatgcacaagtgaagtgctgcctCACTTCGAAGGACTGTTTGGTGCTCCgaatggtggagggaggaggtgtggacgcaagtggagcatctcctgcggtcacgggTAGGTTCCAAGGAGACGATTGGTGGGAGGGAGGACTGGACAAGtctgtcacggggagagggaagatgtatctggtggtgggatcattttGTTGGTGATGGAAATTGCAGTGGATAGTTAATAtgatagaacactgcagcacagtacaggccctttggcccttgttgtgcagacccatatattccttaaaagtactaaaccctctctatttttcttgcatcgatgtgcctaagagtctcttaaatggctttaatgtatcagcctccaccaccatccctggcaatgcattttgggcacccacaactctcttatGTGTAACTTTCCCTTGATGTCTCAcctaaactgatgtcctctggtgtttgctattcctgctctggcaaacaactgtccaccttatctaggcctctcagaatcttatagacctttattaagtctcctctcctcTTTCTAAGCTCCAAacaaaaaagtcccagctctgctaaccttctctcataacttattttccaatccaggttcttttcttcttctttggcttggcttcgcggacgaagatttatggagggggtaaaaagtccacgtcagctgcagactcgtttgtggctgacaagtccgatgcgggacaggcagacacgattgcagcggttgcaggggaaaattggttggttggggatgggtgttgggtttttcctcctttgccttttgtcagtgaggtaggctctgcggtcttcttcaaaggaggttgctgcccaccaaactgtgaggcgccaatccAATCCAGGttatatcctggtaaatcacctctgcaccccAACGATAGgttgcacatccttcctgtaatgagacgaccagaactgaatgcgtGTGGTGTCACCAGAGATATGCAGAGCTGCAGCGTGATctttcgactcttgaactcaattccttgACTAATGAACCCCagcttcttaactgtcctatcaacatTAGATGCGGAGGGTGGTAGGGAGGGAATGAGGTGACCTCAGGGTGAGGTGGCTGATACAAGATGGCGTGCTGCCCTTCCCCTAGTTTGAGGTTTAACACTCCCACCTCCTATCTCCTGCTAGAGCAAAGCTGTGGGTGCTAGTGACCAGACTATGAATTGGCACTGCCTGTAACAAGTTTGTATGttcagcgtgggtttcctccagtcgCTCTAGCTTCTTCCCACCTTCAAATAAAAAGGAGGGCGTGTTTAGGTCAATAGAGtgcaattgagtggcatgggccgaaagggcctattatttgctgtagtctaaatttaatttcatatttattggCTCAAAGTCCCTCTTTCTTTGCATGTTTCTCATAATTCCATTTCATATACTCATTTCCCTGACAGTTCTGGAAGATGTTTTCATTCGTGAAGGTAAGCAAAGTTATTTTGTTCCCGTATTACTGGATGGTTCTCCGGTATCTACCAGTTCTCCGGTGTCCAGCATGGAGGAGGTGGCTCAACCCCACCTAGTCCATCCCGTGCGCTCATGCAGGGCCTTTGCTTTCTCCCTGCAGGTAGTGAAGGAGCAGAGGAGGCGCGCCCTGGCAAGGCGCCGCTCCCCACTGGCGTGTCACAGCTGCTGAGCAATGGGGAGGTGGAAAATGAGGCCCTCAGTGTGAGCGGTAAGTGTGCTGGGCTGCAGGGTGGACGGTGACCCTAGCAGCATTGTGGCACAGCCTGGTGGAGTGTCCCTTGCAACCCTGGCCTCGCCTGGGGTTTGGAATGGGTGAGTAAGGTTCTCCTGGATTCCACAGGCTAGCGTGTCTGAGAAAGgattctctccttcccccccccccatttcctaCTTGCCCTATT comes from Narcine bancroftii isolate sNarBan1 chromosome 5, sNarBan1.hap1, whole genome shotgun sequence and encodes:
- the ercc6l gene encoding DNA excision repair protein ERCC-6-like isoform X3; the protein is MVDVVATARSMTRPDSNSSPELSGLSSEQEKRYRQCVAGAKERALAGELRPALELLSEAQALRPSARLERRIRRVREALEADEDEDEDEWVPVEGCGLRLYRSLAERLHPHQRGGVAFLHRLYAEGRGGGILADDMGLGKTVQLLAFLSGMFDAGLVHGCLVLMPASLLATWLAEFAAWTPGLRVKAFHGSKAERSRNLERVQRRGGVVVTTYQLVIYNVEQLSHLDSKQFTWDYMVLDEAHKIKSQLSKTSKQVNAIPAKNRVLLTGTPVQNNLQEMWALFDFACQGSLLGPLKTFKMMYESPITRAREKDATPEEKALGLRISESLMQLIQPYFLRRTKEGIQKLGALPRAKSEERESLLLVFSRKKDLIIWVHLSPVQEEIYRKFVSSELIQELLQTRLSPLVQLNNLKKLCDHPRLLSKRVWEELGLSGAGDDYDIHRVSEEQLIEESGKLVFLLGLLERLREEGHRTLVFSQSRKMLDIIQRVLKVRGFALARMDGTLSLLERQKVLESFQNCSKSSVFLLTTQVGGVGLTLTAADRVVIVDPSWNPATDSQAVDRAYRIGQTSDVVIYRLVTCGTVEEKIYRRQIFKDSLIRQSVGEKKNPYRYFSRQELRELFVLEDTRQSSTQRQLQSLHASQWEMDPELDQHVAFLHSLPMFGVTDHNLVHLQEVAPDEECRISDPASQRYIQERVRLAQDLVVAGQHLQRGPGQPQAAPGPPTIRGGGGKISETDFREPIDLMEVPIDRELEDEVYDLSVLEDVFIREGSEGAEEARPGKAPLPTGVSQLLSNGEVENEALSVSGSEGGEEAHPSEAPLPINVSELLSNGEVENGVLSVSGGEGGKFPEPDPRGAPLPIDLLQLPSNDDEEVANLSCRMAELPISLSEQDDSVVLQSHGGAGVPTMQGCGSSMCWDLDLDMSVLPDGGRGFFPDPTVHELRQDQTLEIPFLSSSSAAHTSLLQPDFQLVLEDTVEEDCMPEARDSSDLVEEPARQLCTLRCEGPDSSDWESPALVFSRKKHRARVIDSDSEGQADSSSLSAASPFPAAFKAPAASTPKELNLPGRALQITGANCSLSSRRSLVRSVMEEMEDVDEDAFDEPVFVSSAPLCQSDGEEESEGKAGGDHSDLGDLVGSDEEMESEAKQSGTFEPELSSNEQMEPFAKATGLLDTMGTGPGSSQLPKVGSRSLEDLHSEMQELTGVFTGSSRDREGALEHSLQVSDSLLRQSAQAGAGAFRESTDSLRSTSDQYRSLILEVDGLRSFGEGVVSPGLPLGELERLMQEPTRLDAGAASTEPPAGEREVLATHHSGLDLGSPSVGVESQLPVGEHHSPVTHANGLDSGTPSDGMGPDPPTRHHSPVTYRTERTRPQPLQEEYESLVKRGREQMERGELKAALGCLLQALDLKSGDPEVQLTTIKLYRLLDTS
- the ercc6l gene encoding DNA excision repair protein ERCC-6-like isoform X1, whose translation is MVDVVATARSMTRPDSNSSPELSGLSSEQEKRYRQCVAGAKERALAGELRPALELLSEAQALRPSARLERRIRRVREALEADEDEDEDEWVPVEGCGLRLYRSLAERLHPHQRGGVAFLHRLYAEGRGGGILADDMGLGKTVQLLAFLSGMFDAGLVHGCLVLMPASLLATWLAEFAAWTPGLRVKAFHGSKAERSRNLERVQRRGGVVVTTYQLVIYNVEQLSHLDSKQFTWDYMVLDEAHKIKSQLSKTSKQVNAIPAKNRVLLTGTPVQNNLQEMWALFDFACQGSLLGPLKTFKMMYESPITRAREKDATPEEKALGLRISESLMQLIQPYFLRRTKEGIQKLGALPRAKSEERESLLLVFSRKKDLIIWVHLSPVQEEIYRKFVSSELIQELLQTRLSPLVQLNNLKKLCDHPRLLSKRVWEELGLSGAGDDYDIHRVSEEQLIEESGKLVFLLGLLERLREEGHRTLVFSQSRKMLDIIQRVLKVRGFALARMDGTLSLLERQKVLESFQNCSKSSVFLLTTQVGGVGLTLTAADRVVIVDPSWNPATDSQAVDRAYRIGQTSDVVIYRLVTCGTVEEKIYRRQIFKDSLIRQSVGEKKNPYRYFSRQELRELFVLEDTRQSSTQRQLQSLHASQWEMDPELDQHVAFLHSLPMFGVTDHNLVHLQEVAPDEECRISDPASQRYIQERVRLAQDLVVAGQHLQRGPGQPQAAPGPPTIRGGGGKISETDFREPIDLMEVPIDRELEDEVYDLSVLEDVFIREGSEGAEEARPGKAPLPTGVSQLLSNGEVENEALSVSGGDGRVPEPDSREPIDLTEVPIDREMEDEVSDLSGSEGGEEAHPSEAPLPINVSELLSNGEVENGVLSVSGGEGGKFPEPDPRGAPLPIDLLQLPSNDDEEVANLSCRMAELPISLSEQDDSVVLQSHGGAGVPTMQGCGSSMCWDLDLDMSVLPDGGRGFFPDPTVHELRQDQTLEIPFLSSSSAAHTSLLQPDFQLVLEDTVEEDCMPEARDSSDLVEEPARQLCTLRCEGPDSSDWESPALVFSRKKHRARVIDSDSEGQADSSSLSAASPFPAAFKAPAASTPKELNLPGRALQITGANCSLSSRRSLVRSVMEEMEDVDEDAFDEPVFVSSAPLCQSDGEEESEGKAGGDHSDLGDLVGSDEEMESEAKQSGTFEPELSSNEQMEPFAKATGLLDTMGTGPGSSQLPKVGSRSLEDLHSEMQELTGVFTGSSRDREGALEHSLQVSDSLLRQSAQAGAGAFRESTDSLRSTSDQYRSLILEVDGLRSFGEGVVSPGLPLGELERLMQEPTRLDAGAASTEPPAGEREVLATHHSGLDLGSPSVGVESQLPVGEHHSPVTHANGLDSGTPSDGMGPDPPTRHHSPVTYRTERTRPQPLQEEYESLVKRGREQMERGELKAALGCLLQALDLKSGDPEVQLTTIKLYRLLDTS